In Paenibacillus guangzhouensis, a single window of DNA contains:
- the mutT gene encoding 8-oxo-dGTP diphosphatase MutT codes for MKWIDVGAAIIENEAGEILIARRKPGKSQAGLWEFPGGKIESGESIVACIRRELMEELQIDVDIGSYFGTHEHQYETANIRLIAYKVSYLQGEIRLIDHDAYCWVRREVLHTIAFAPADVQFVQMLQEELEEK; via the coding sequence ATGAAATGGATAGATGTTGGAGCCGCCATTATTGAGAACGAGGCCGGCGAGATTCTGATCGCAAGGCGGAAGCCAGGCAAATCACAAGCCGGATTATGGGAATTCCCGGGCGGCAAAATTGAATCCGGCGAGTCCATCGTAGCTTGCATTCGGCGGGAGTTGATGGAAGAGCTTCAGATTGATGTTGACATAGGCTCCTATTTCGGCACGCATGAGCATCAATATGAGACAGCCAATATCCGATTAATCGCTTATAAAGTGAGTTACCTTCAAGGGGAAATCCGTCTAATCGACCATGATGCGTACTGTTGGGTACGCCGTGAAGTGCTTCATACGATTGCTTTTGCCCCGGCGGACGTGCAATTTGTTCAGATGCTGCAAGAAGAATTAGAGGAGAAGTGA
- a CDS encoding nucleoside triphosphate pyrophosphohydrolase — protein MPTYTYNKLVRDLIPQIIEAQGKRANTSVLEEFDYMEALRVKYREETQEYFEANNNEEALEELADALEVIRALAVGHGASWDELEQIRAKKTEARGGFQNRVYLIDVVED, from the coding sequence ATGCCTACTTATACCTATAACAAGCTCGTGCGTGATTTGATACCACAGATCATTGAAGCACAAGGGAAACGAGCGAATACGAGCGTACTCGAAGAATTCGACTATATGGAAGCGTTGAGAGTGAAGTACCGTGAAGAGACGCAGGAGTATTTTGAAGCGAACAACAATGAGGAGGCGCTGGAAGAGCTGGCTGATGCATTAGAGGTCATTCGTGCATTGGCGGTTGGACATGGCGCATCTTGGGACGAGCTCGAACAGATCCGAGCGAAAAAAACTGAGGCGCGTGGGGGATTTCAGAATCGGGTCTATCTGATCGATGTAGTCGAGGATTGA
- a CDS encoding CoA-acylating methylmalonate-semialdehyde dehydrogenase, giving the protein MSEVKTQVMTIKNYINGEWIESASGRYDQVPNPATGEMIAQVPHSTRAELDQAAEAAANAFATWKNVAVPRRARILFRYQQLLVEHWEELAKIVTMENGKSYTEAYGEVQRGIECVEFAAGAPTLMMGNQLPDIATGVESGMYRYPIGVVGGITPFNFPMMVPCWMFPLAIACGNTFVLKPSERTPILANRLAELFEQAGLPKGVLNIVHGSHDVVNGILENERIKAVSFVGSQPVAEYIYRTAAANGKRVQALAGAKNHSIVMPDADLDNAVTNIISAAFGSAGERCMACAVVVAVGDVADELVDRLLQAANGIKIGNGMQSDVFLGPVIREENKARTINYIEIGQSEGAVLVRDGRLDQAVNGDGYFVGPTIFDEVKPGMRIWKDEIFAPVLSIVRAKNLAEAIEIANQSEFANGACLYTDSAKAIRQFREDIDAGMLGVNLGVPAPMAFFPFSGYKKSFYGDLHANGRDGVEFYTRKKMLTARY; this is encoded by the coding sequence ATGTCTGAAGTGAAGACGCAAGTCATGACCATAAAGAACTATATCAACGGCGAATGGATCGAATCCGCGAGCGGCCGTTACGATCAGGTGCCGAACCCGGCAACGGGTGAGATGATCGCGCAGGTGCCGCATTCGACCCGGGCGGAGTTGGACCAAGCGGCGGAAGCGGCTGCGAATGCGTTCGCGACGTGGAAGAACGTTGCGGTACCGCGGCGTGCGCGGATTCTGTTTCGCTATCAGCAATTGCTCGTCGAGCATTGGGAGGAGCTTGCGAAGATCGTCACGATGGAGAACGGGAAGAGCTACACGGAAGCGTATGGCGAAGTGCAGCGCGGGATTGAATGCGTCGAATTCGCAGCGGGTGCGCCGACGCTAATGATGGGCAATCAGCTGCCGGATATCGCGACAGGCGTAGAATCCGGGATGTACCGTTATCCGATCGGGGTGGTCGGCGGCATTACGCCGTTCAATTTTCCGATGATGGTGCCTTGCTGGATGTTCCCGCTCGCGATTGCTTGCGGCAATACGTTCGTGCTGAAGCCTTCGGAGCGTACACCGATCCTCGCGAATCGCCTAGCGGAGCTCTTCGAGCAAGCCGGACTGCCCAAAGGCGTGCTGAATATCGTACATGGTTCCCATGACGTCGTGAACGGCATTCTGGAGAATGAACGCATCAAGGCCGTGTCCTTCGTCGGCTCCCAGCCTGTCGCGGAGTACATCTATAGGACGGCTGCCGCGAATGGCAAACGTGTTCAAGCGCTGGCGGGTGCAAAGAACCATTCTATCGTCATGCCTGATGCGGACCTCGACAACGCGGTAACGAACATTATTAGCGCGGCATTCGGATCGGCTGGCGAGCGATGTATGGCTTGCGCCGTTGTCGTGGCTGTCGGTGACGTGGCGGATGAGTTGGTAGACCGCTTGCTGCAGGCAGCGAACGGAATCAAGATTGGGAACGGCATGCAATCTGACGTGTTTCTTGGCCCTGTCATTCGCGAGGAGAACAAAGCGCGCACGATCAACTATATCGAAATTGGCCAGTCCGAGGGGGCGGTGCTCGTGCGCGACGGTCGATTGGATCAAGCAGTGAACGGCGACGGCTATTTCGTGGGGCCGACGATCTTCGATGAAGTGAAGCCGGGGATGCGGATCTGGAAGGATGAGATTTTCGCTCCCGTGCTGTCGATTGTCAGGGCGAAGAATCTGGCTGAAGCGATTGAGATCGCGAACCAATCCGAATTCGCGAACGGGGCATGTCTCTATACGGATAGCGCGAAGGCGATCCGCCAGTTCCGCGAAGACATCGATGCCGGCATGCTCGGCGTCAACCTAGGCGTTCCGGCACCGATGGCGTTCTTTCCGTTCTCAGGCTACAAGAAGTCGTTCTACGGGGACCTCCATGCGAACGGACGTGACGGCGTAGAATTTTATACACGTAAAAAAATGCTCACAGCCCGTTACTAA
- a CDS encoding PucR family transcriptional regulator — protein MEFILTVHDILLRPLFQNAVVVAGEGGLARRVRWVHILEVSNFDQLINGEELILTTGISFHSDPSYAVSYVEELAKQNASCLCIELGQFFDKLPEAMIEAASRHQLPLVIFPHGVRFVDITQDLHSMIINSHHRILQELESVSREFHRLTLTSQGITNVLKLLHTSTKAQVIYVPTQGQPTFNPALPIQTQKRYLEALSSRIPEIPDHKPHVVPMEWAFDNKTMILQSVGALGKTWAYIVMVLDHPPQEYDYLILDSASLSISQDLLRKRYIEERKLYTENLWVDDLLHVRIKDEEQLKSLMGTDFKKLNEAQYRVCLIEFDQQGDQSFHAVEEGTESVGIHLSMVLRSIFEQHAFMPLITLKNNRLIIVAIDLNPKRPSKIRLQQVFDSLRQIQLDEKIEDMDLLIGVGRSYVKLMNAHHSYQEAIRAISLYPCFKKPVMFFEDLGVFQLLFHIDNREMLESFVHSYLGPLIDHDLTRGSELIRTLKVYLDHDGSKQIAAQKLFIVRQSLYYRLEKIAELLGADFIEPENRIALQVALRGYQMLNPDRLLNQD, from the coding sequence ATGGAATTCATTCTTACGGTTCATGATATTTTACTGCGTCCTCTTTTTCAGAATGCGGTCGTCGTCGCAGGGGAAGGTGGATTAGCCCGCCGCGTACGCTGGGTGCATATTCTAGAAGTATCGAATTTCGACCAATTGATCAATGGGGAAGAGTTAATCCTAACGACAGGTATTAGCTTTCATTCCGATCCCTCTTATGCCGTGAGCTACGTGGAGGAGCTGGCGAAGCAGAATGCCTCCTGTCTCTGTATTGAACTGGGCCAATTTTTTGATAAACTGCCGGAGGCGATGATTGAGGCGGCGAGCAGACATCAGCTACCGCTAGTTATTTTCCCGCACGGGGTACGGTTCGTGGATATTACGCAAGATTTGCATTCTATGATTATTAATAGTCATCATCGCATTCTGCAAGAATTAGAGAGTGTGTCTAGAGAGTTCCATCGATTGACGTTAACATCGCAAGGGATTACGAATGTCCTAAAGTTGTTACATACGAGTACCAAGGCGCAAGTGATCTACGTTCCGACACAGGGGCAACCCACCTTCAATCCTGCGCTGCCGATCCAGACACAAAAGCGTTATTTGGAAGCGTTATCTAGCCGAATCCCGGAGATCCCGGACCATAAGCCTCATGTCGTGCCAATGGAGTGGGCGTTCGATAACAAAACGATGATTCTACAATCGGTAGGGGCGCTCGGGAAGACTTGGGCCTATATTGTGATGGTGCTCGACCATCCGCCGCAAGAATACGATTATCTGATTCTGGATTCCGCCTCCTTATCGATCTCGCAGGATTTGCTGCGCAAACGGTACATCGAAGAACGGAAATTGTATACCGAGAATTTATGGGTGGACGACCTGCTGCACGTCCGAATCAAGGATGAAGAACAGCTCAAGTCACTGATGGGGACGGATTTCAAAAAGCTGAACGAAGCGCAGTACCGGGTCTGCCTCATCGAATTCGATCAGCAAGGAGATCAGTCGTTCCACGCGGTGGAGGAGGGGACGGAATCAGTCGGGATTCATCTCTCCATGGTACTGCGTTCCATCTTCGAGCAGCATGCCTTCATGCCGTTGATCACGCTGAAGAATAACCGTCTTATTATTGTAGCGATTGATCTTAATCCGAAGCGTCCATCGAAAATACGATTGCAGCAAGTATTCGATTCGCTGCGTCAGATCCAGCTGGATGAGAAAATCGAGGATATGGACTTACTCATCGGCGTCGGACGTTCTTATGTGAAATTAATGAATGCTCATCATAGCTATCAAGAGGCCATTCGGGCCATATCGCTCTATCCGTGTTTCAAGAAACCTGTCATGTTCTTCGAGGATTTGGGCGTCTTTCAACTGCTATTCCATATCGACAATCGCGAGATGCTGGAGTCCTTCGTTCATAGCTATCTGGGACCGCTTATTGATCATGATCTGACCAGAGGAAGCGAATTGATTCGTACGCTCAAAGTCTATCTCGACCATGACGGATCGAAGCAGATTGCTGCTCAGAAATTATTCATTGTCAGGCAATCACTCTATTATCGCTTGGAGAAGATCGCAGAATTGCTCGGTGCCGACTTTATCGAACCGGAGAACCGAATTGCGCTGCAGGTTGCGCTTCGCGGTTACCAGATGCTGAATCCCGATCGTTTATTGAATCAAGATTAA
- a CDS encoding MDR family MFS transporter — protein MEHLSLKRKITIMIAIMAAMFFAAINQTIGSTAMPRIIAILDGMNLYTWTINIYLLTSTIATVLVGKLSDIYGRKPFLLAGILFFMVGAFLTGTSSDVYQFITYRGIQGIGAGIIMATSFTAIGDLFPPRERGKWTGLMTAVFGFSSVIGPTLGGYMIDNMDWHWVFWIFLPLGVVAFFMIIFLFPKVDRKKSESIDYLGSIFLTTSLVPLLLAFSWAGSEYKWVSPQILGLLAASIISAIIFIFVEKHAKSPVLPLSLFKNRIVTVSNIIGFLMNFGMMGALIYLSFFVQGVLEISPTYAGYVTMPMSIFMMITAAITGQKISKSGKYKRFAMLGVPIMIAGMAIMVFMTNVTMAVISMIIFGIGLGLGMPVFSLATQNAVSHKEIGVATASSQLFRNLGGTIGIAVMGSVMATSLKSNITDKMQSAAAHGVDMTKMDPNIAKQLAAFANPQTLMNKPLITETMAKLPADIQPLFTKMLDMIRDALSSTLSTVFLTGTLVLFLALALVFFLKEIPLRTSNSVPAAAADGEQAKAEGTDVGTKQVFASDSMN, from the coding sequence ATGGAGCATTTATCCTTGAAAAGAAAAATTACCATCATGATCGCCATCATGGCTGCCATGTTCTTCGCGGCGATCAACCAGACGATTGGCAGTACGGCGATGCCGAGAATCATTGCCATACTAGATGGTATGAACTTGTACACTTGGACGATTAACATTTATCTGTTAACGTCGACGATCGCGACCGTCTTGGTCGGAAAATTGTCCGATATTTATGGACGTAAACCATTTTTGCTAGCCGGTATATTATTCTTTATGGTCGGGGCCTTCTTAACCGGGACCTCGTCCGATGTCTATCAGTTCATAACGTATCGGGGGATTCAAGGGATCGGCGCAGGGATTATCATGGCGACTTCCTTCACTGCTATAGGTGATTTGTTCCCGCCGCGTGAACGTGGTAAATGGACGGGACTTATGACCGCCGTTTTCGGATTCTCGAGTGTCATCGGGCCTACGCTTGGCGGCTACATGATCGATAACATGGATTGGCACTGGGTGTTCTGGATCTTCTTACCACTAGGTGTTGTTGCATTCTTCATGATCATTTTCTTGTTCCCGAAAGTGGACCGCAAGAAATCAGAATCGATCGACTACCTGGGTTCGATTTTCTTAACAACATCGCTCGTACCTTTACTGCTTGCCTTCTCATGGGCAGGTAGCGAATATAAATGGGTTTCACCGCAAATCCTAGGATTACTCGCAGCTTCGATTATATCTGCAATCATCTTTATCTTTGTCGAGAAGCATGCGAAAAGCCCTGTTCTACCACTGTCCTTATTCAAGAACAGAATCGTTACCGTCTCGAACATCATTGGTTTCTTGATGAACTTCGGGATGATGGGCGCCCTGATCTACTTGTCCTTCTTCGTGCAAGGTGTTCTAGAAATTTCACCGACGTATGCAGGATATGTGACCATGCCGATGTCCATCTTCATGATGATTACGGCTGCCATTACCGGTCAGAAAATCTCGAAGAGCGGGAAATACAAACGCTTCGCGATGCTCGGCGTACCGATTATGATCGCTGGTATGGCGATTATGGTCTTCATGACGAATGTGACGATGGCTGTTATCAGTATGATTATTTTCGGTATCGGTCTTGGACTTGGCATGCCGGTCTTCTCTCTTGCAACACAAAATGCAGTATCCCATAAAGAAATCGGTGTTGCGACCGCATCCTCACAATTGTTCCGTAACTTAGGCGGTACGATCGGGATCGCCGTGATGGGTTCCGTTATGGCCACCAGCTTGAAGAGCAATATTACAGATAAAATGCAATCCGCTGCGGCCCATGGCGTCGATATGACGAAGATGGATCCGAATATCGCGAAGCAATTAGCCGCATTTGCGAATCCGCAGACATTGATGAACAAACCGCTAATTACGGAGACGATGGCGAAATTGCCAGCAGACATTCAACCATTGTTTACGAAAATGCTCGATATGATCCGCGATGCATTAAGCTCGACTTTATCGACGGTATTCTTGACAGGCACGCTCGTACTATTCCTTGCCCTAGCACTGGTCTTCTTCTTAAAAGAAATTCCGCTGCGCACATCCAATTCGGTTCCAGCAGCCGCTGCAGATGGTGAGCAAGCAAAGGCTGAGGGTACAGATGTTGGTACGAAGCAAGTGTTTGCGAGCGATAGCATGAACTAA
- a CDS encoding aspartate aminotransferase family protein yields the protein MSIKREPVDILAKDRKYLWHAMSPYNENVPPMVVTAGEGSWITDLNGNRYLDAMSGLWCVNVGYGREEMAKAAYDQLVAMPYYPLTQSHIPAIELAAKLNEWLEGEYVIFFSNSGSEANETAFKIVRQYHEQSGYPNRYKFISRYRAYHGNSMGALAATGQAQRKYKYEPLGGGFVHVHPPDSYRRPAGMSVEAFNLQCAREIEDTIVWEGEETIAAVIMEPAITGGGVIVPHPVYMEEVQKICHRHGVLLIIDEVICGFGRSGRKFGHMNYDVKPDIVTMAKGLTSGYLPLSATAVRKEIYEAFKSKADYSHLRHVNTFGGTPAACALALKNLEIMEREHLVERSRVLGEKLEAGMAELRDHPLVGDTRRFGFLMGIEVVQNQDTKEPLPLAAIGKIIAECKAKGLIIGKNGDTVAGYNNVLMFSPPLSCTDEDVDFIVNTFKAVMNNQ from the coding sequence ATGTCTATCAAACGTGAACCGGTCGATATCCTAGCAAAAGATCGGAAATATCTGTGGCACGCGATGTCTCCCTATAACGAGAACGTTCCGCCCATGGTGGTGACAGCTGGGGAAGGGTCATGGATTACGGATTTGAACGGCAATCGTTACTTGGATGCGATGTCGGGTTTATGGTGTGTGAACGTCGGCTACGGCCGGGAGGAGATGGCGAAGGCTGCCTATGATCAGCTTGTTGCGATGCCTTATTACCCTTTAACGCAAAGTCATATCCCGGCGATTGAGCTGGCAGCGAAGCTGAACGAATGGCTGGAAGGGGAGTATGTTATCTTCTTCTCGAACAGCGGTTCGGAAGCGAATGAGACGGCATTCAAAATCGTGCGTCAATACCATGAGCAATCCGGATATCCGAATCGCTATAAGTTCATTTCGCGTTACCGCGCTTACCATGGCAACTCCATGGGCGCGCTCGCGGCGACGGGACAAGCGCAGCGCAAATATAAATACGAGCCGCTCGGCGGAGGATTTGTCCATGTGCATCCGCCGGATAGCTATCGTCGTCCAGCGGGGATGAGCGTTGAAGCGTTCAACCTGCAATGTGCGCGTGAGATTGAGGACACGATCGTCTGGGAAGGCGAAGAGACGATTGCGGCGGTGATTATGGAGCCAGCGATTACCGGTGGCGGCGTTATCGTCCCGCATCCAGTCTATATGGAAGAAGTGCAGAAGATCTGCCACCGCCATGGGGTGCTGCTTATTATCGATGAGGTGATCTGCGGCTTCGGACGCTCCGGGCGCAAGTTCGGTCATATGAACTACGACGTGAAGCCGGATATCGTCACGATGGCCAAAGGGTTAACGAGCGGCTATCTGCCATTATCGGCGACAGCTGTGCGCAAAGAAATCTATGAAGCCTTCAAGAGCAAGGCGGATTATAGTCATCTGCGCCATGTGAACACGTTCGGCGGTACGCCGGCGGCTTGTGCGCTGGCATTGAAGAACCTCGAGATTATGGAACGTGAGCATCTGGTGGAACGTTCCCGCGTGCTTGGCGAGAAGCTGGAAGCAGGTATGGCAGAGCTTCGTGATCATCCACTTGTGGGCGATACCCGCCGCTTCGGATTCTTGATGGGAATCGAGGTCGTGCAGAATCAAGATACGAAGGAGCCGTTGCCGCTGGCTGCAATAGGCAAGATCATCGCCGAATGCAAGGCGAAAGGGCTCATTATCGGGAAGAATGGCGATACAGTTGCGGGATATAACAACGTGCTCATGTTCTCACCGCCGTTATCTTGCACGGACGAAGACGTAGATTTCATTGTGAACACATTTAAGGCGGTTATGAATAATCAATAA
- a CDS encoding MarR family winged helix-turn-helix transcriptional regulator: protein MPINTELVEVTTLFKTLIKRVTQNWNKRMVHQLTYPQFKMLFKLEKHGPQKVSQLAEALCITSGAVTGAADRLLSEGYIERTRAADDRRVVYIQITEEGRRITHQVMEDQKETIAMFFGSLPDEDIKHLKRIMTTVLAKIDN from the coding sequence ATGCCGATCAACACAGAACTGGTTGAAGTCACAACCCTATTCAAGACGCTTATCAAACGGGTCACTCAGAATTGGAACAAACGGATGGTTCATCAATTAACCTACCCTCAATTCAAAATGCTCTTCAAGCTGGAGAAACACGGTCCGCAGAAGGTATCACAGCTTGCGGAAGCCTTGTGCATTACTTCAGGTGCCGTGACTGGCGCAGCCGATCGTCTATTGTCGGAAGGCTACATTGAACGCACACGTGCAGCAGATGACCGACGTGTCGTCTACATTCAGATTACCGAGGAGGGAAGACGGATTACGCACCAAGTGATGGAAGATCAGAAAGAAACCATCGCAATGTTCTTCGGTTCATTACCGGACGAAGATATCAAGCACCTGAAACGCATTATGACGACCGTGCTTGCGAAAATAGATAATTAA